In the genome of Vanacampus margaritifer isolate UIUO_Vmar chromosome 1, RoL_Vmar_1.0, whole genome shotgun sequence, one region contains:
- the LOC144053256 gene encoding uncharacterized protein LOC144053256 isoform X1, translating into MLPFVHIFTCENITLNGQLCLPPCAPFVRSSCPNTAALTVAPCAVGGVTGSDNSAHCQLQLSPPSASRNYALLCRTVARTRRRDHPGKTLRHRRCRQRFQSGGPSPPPPLPVSQQAGMADSRQPDEHWASNGQENGENGYSAYSYQANGFHGGAAAHPATTVDDSANLPPSPPPSPSAEQMGPAAKDKVEPVSAFSAEEQQQDEDEDEEDDDEVAACQEEVTFEQEGGPLLEQKDLVAEAQVLGCEQAQTSEVLNGGSRQRELDPSTKEKTRVESCGSATKEAEEENQDKTVLAIESIPESDAEMKADTGSGSKSYFEIVTTSETQASADDVKRQKSRTFSESLCPVTGSFSKCVESRSSLMPSPAFVAEEDTFLTSDANSSTDREILNLPSILPHPSLPKIKAVDIRPKSPPSDAASLVGRSLAKLTLGEQTLIVAGEERRLEELPGSRVSNEYSGPMPSPADKPSPDDCSYPCFPTVGFQVDNLAAAEVKDDPKLQDNKVSHRGISQRSPSRAKMLEKAVTSGMKPDRLRIPMTSPKDRLTEFHLGSGRPGDMKIQTIPEVDIEKDPSREASPVPPDRPFIFASTETQSGVPLTLTSPKSLDRMSEGSQLSGRKARDLSDETVAKSEPAGINKEQIAKPEEEKDGKKLLSDPRTPARSEPREKEEIPKALKPSDGISTFYLQESSLKPQFPSPVIIIPQAQVEEEDDIEVDADGPALPKVDQDEPHLRKAGQALQESCTVGQPSSHFCSHIASSDDDEPLPQQPAGNMEEERKTGTQDGRSSVRTDQKVEDASQNSNDDAPVEVSICDTDSSWFDSKDVDKSISTKQIRALPPTQSATHGVLGFDTPSKRVPGRGSKVSRKVPSFRPKEEMKKKKGVVRRADQNKVSAYQSRKSVAKAAARHPRPALLHASARRKAAGLESSQPLSVHQSRERPSPLSLHLSRQRKSSPTRPVLLKMALQSQASDQQSPRLDSACSLKRSPQVEAVLSEARPSSACSRPPLQERTYRSPEKRSSLPRPSKSLTRHLPAAEQEDNSTPSRPTSINTEAKADCRSGRGPSMAGTDSARSWSARSGTSTPGSSAVTPGTPPSYSRTPGSRTPGSHTPKSFSVLQEKKVAIIRTPPKSPSSAQRQLKVLNQPLPDLKNVKSKIGSTANLKHTPKGGQVMIPSVKLDYSHVQAKCGSLNKLQHAPGGGNVQIQTNKIDLSHITAKCGSMSNIRHRPGGGNIRIENVKLDFKDKAHSKVGSLNNASHMPGGGNVMIESHKLSFRESAKARVDHGAEIVVTHSPGLELGGTSPHLSSAGSINLLESPQLSTLAQDVSAALAKQGL; encoded by the exons ATGCTCCCTTTtgtgcacattttcacatgTGAAAACATCACATTGAATGGCCAGCTTTGCCTCCCTCCCTGCGCGCCTTTCGTGCGATCGTCTTGCCCCAATACTGCTGCACTTACGGTAGCTCCTTGTGCGGTGGGAGGGGTCACAGGGTCCGACAACAGCGCTCATTGTCAGCTGCAGCTCTCCCCCCCGTCTGCTTCTCGGAACTACGCGCTGCTGTGTCGCACCGTTGCCCGAACCCGCCGCAG AGACCATCCAGGCAAGACGCTTCGGCATCGTCGGTGCAGGCAGCGCTTCCAGTCTG GTGgaccgtccccccccccccccctcccagtgTCCCAGCAGGCAGGCATGGCAGACAGTCGGCAGCCAGATGAGCACTGGGCCTCCAACGGCCAAGAGAACGGCGAGAACGGCTACTCGGCCTACAGCTATCAGGCCAACGGATTCCACGGCGGGGCGGCCGCGCATCCCGCCACAACAG TGGATGACTCAGCCAATTTGCCTCCctcccctcctccctctccatcCGCTGAGCAGATGGGGCCAGCGGCAAAAG ATAAAGTCGAGCCCGTCAGTGCTTTCTCTGCGGAGGAGCAACAgcaggatgaggatgaggatgaggaggatgatgatgaagttgcCGCTTGCCAGGAGGAAGTGACATTTGAGCAAGAAGGCGGTCCGCTGTTAGAGCAGAAAGATTTGGTAGCAGAAGCGCAGGTTCTGGGCTGCGAGCAAGCCCAGACATCTGAAGTGCTCAATGGAGGAAGTCGTCAGAGGGAGCTCGATCCTTCAACAAAAG AAAAGACCCGAGTGGAGTCCTGTGGCTCTGCAACAAAGGAGGCAGAAGAGGAAAATCAAGACAAAACTGTCTTAGCGATCGAATCGATTCCCGAATCTGATGCTGAGATGAAGGCTGATACGGGCTCGGGCTCGAAAAGCTACTTTGAGATTGTCACAACATCAGAAACGCAGGCTAGCGCAGATGACGTAAAGCGGCAGAAGTCAAGAACCTTTTCTGAAAGTTTGTGCCCAGTAACTGGAAGCTTTAGCAAATGTGTGGAGAGCCGCTCCTCCTTGATGCCTTCACCTGCCTTCGTCGCTGAGGAGGACACCTTTTTAACTTCTGATGCGAACTCCAGCACCGACCGTGAAATCTTGAACCTGCCAAGCATCCTCCCTCATCCTTCCCTGCCGAAGATTAAGGCCGTTGACATTAGACCAAAGTCCCCGCCCTCCGATGCGGCTTCTCTGGTGGGGAGGTCTTTAGCCAAGCTCACCCTTGGAGAGCAGACTTTAATAGTGGCGGGTGAGGAAAGACGGCTGGAGGAGCTGCCGGGCTCCCGTGTCTCGAACGAGTACTCTGGACCCATGCCTTCTCCTGCTGACAAGCCCAGTCCTGACGACTGTTCTTACCCTTGTTTCCCTACGGTGGGTTTTCAAGTAGACAACCTTGCAGCTGCTGAAGTTAAGGATGATCCAAAATTACAAGATAATAAAGTATCTCATCGTGGAATATCGCAAAGATCGCCTTCACGGGCAAAGATGCTGGAAAAGGCTGTGACGAGTGGAATGAAACCGGATCGCCTGAGAATCCCAATGACTAGTCCAAAAGACAGACTGACTGAGTTTCATTTGGGGAGCGGTCGACCCGGTGACATGAAAATACAAACGATTCCTGAAGTAGACATTGAAAAAGACCCTTCAAGAGAAGCCTCTCCTGTCCCACCAGACAGACCCTTCATATTTGCGTCTACAGAAACTCAAAGTGGGGTCCCGCTGACTCTTACCTCACCCAAAAGCTTGGACCGCATGTCTGAAGGATCACAGCTTTCTGGGAGGAAGGCAAGAGATCTCTCCGATGAGACTGTAGCAAAAAGTGAGCCTGCCGGGATTAACAAAGAGCAGATAGCGAAACCCGAAGAGGAAAAAGATGGCAAGAAGTTGCTCAGTGATCCCAGGACACCTGCAAGGTCAGAACCAAGAGAAAAGGAAGAGATCCCCAAAGCCCTAAAGCCCTCTGATGGAATAAGTACATTCTACTTACAGGAAAGCTCACTGAAGCCACAATTTCCCTCTCCAGTCATAATTATACCTCAAGCACAAGTGGAAGAAGAGGATGACATAGAGGTTGATGCTGACGGGCCCGCGCTGCCCAAAGTGGATCAGGATGAGCCACACCTGCGGAAAGCGGGCCAAGCGCTCCAGGAAAGCTGCACTGTTGGGCAACCGAGCAGCCATTTTTGCAGCCACATTGCAAGCTCTGACGATGACGAGCCGCTGCCGCAGCAACCGGCAGGTAACATGGAAGAGGAGAGGAAGACTGGTACGCAGGACGGAAGGTCCTCTGTGAGGACGGATCAGAAGGTAGAAGACGCCAGTCAAAATTCAAATGATGACGCTCCGGTGGAAGTCTCCATCTGTGACACAGACAGTAGCTGGTTTGATTCCAAAG ATGTTGACAAAAGTATCAGCACAAAGCAAATCAGAGCCCTTCCGCCAACCCAGAGCGCCACCCACGGCGTACTCGGGTTTGACACGCCCTCTAAACGCGTCCCTGGCAGAGGAAGTAAAGTGTCACGCAAAGTTCCCAGCTTCCGTCCAAAAGaggagatgaagaagaaaaaag GCGTCGTGCGCAGGGCGGACCAGAATAAGGTCTCGGCCTACCAGAGTCGAAAAAGCGTAGCCAAGGCTGCGGCCAGACACCCTCGGCCAGCTCTGCTTCACGCTTCTGCGAGACGCAAAGCCGCAG GTCTAGAAAGCTCCCAGCCTTTAAGCGTCCACCAGTCCAGGGAGAGACCCAGC CCTTTGTCCTTGCATCTGTCCCGACAGAGAAAATCC AGCCCCACGCGACCTGTTCTGTTAAAAATGGCATTGCAGAGCCAGGCTTCTGATCAGCAATCCCCACGGCTTGACTCTGCATGTAGCCTTAAACGGAGCCCCCAGGTGGAGGCGGTGCTCAGTGAGGCCCGGCCCTCCTCTGCATGCTCCCGCCCTCCCCTTCAG gaGCGAACATACCGTAGTCCAGAGAAGAGGTCATCTCTCCCCAGGCCATCCAAGTCACTGACCCGCCACCTTCCTGCGGCTGAACAAGAAGACAACAGCACCCCTAGCAGGCCAACCT CCATCAACACCGAGGCCAAGGCCGACTGCAGGTCTGGGAGGGGCCCTAGTATGGCAG GCACGGACTCGGCACGTTCCTGGTCAGCCCGCAGCGGCACTTCCACCCCTGGATCCTCCGCCGTTACACCCGGCACCCCCCCCAGTTACTCCCGCACGCCCGGCTCGCGCACCCCTGGCAGCCACACACCCAAGTCCTTCAGCGTTCTCCAGGAGAAGAAGGTCGCCATCATCCGCACCCCGCCCAAGTCGCCGTCTTCGGCCCAGCGGCAGTTGAAGGTTCTCAACCAGCCGCTGCCGGACCTCAAGAATGTCAAGTCCAAGATTGGATCCACCGCCAATCTTAAACACACACCCAAAGGTGGACAG GTCATGATTCCAAGTGTTAAACTGGATTATAGCCACGTCCAGGCTAAATGTGGCTCCCTGAACAAACTCCAGCACGCCCCAGGCGGAGGAAAT GTCCAAATCCAGACCAACAAAATCGACTTGAGCCACATCACTGCCAAATGTGGCTCCATGTCCAACATCCGCCACAGGCCAG GCGGAGGCAACATTCGGATTGAGAATGTGAAGCTGGACTTTAAAGACAAAGCTCACTCCAAGGTCGGCTCACTGAACAACGCCAGCCACATGCCAGGAGGCGGGAATGTGATG
- the LOC144053256 gene encoding uncharacterized protein LOC144053256 isoform X3 → MLPFVHIFTCENITLNGQLCLPPCAPFVRSSCPNTAALTVAPCAVGGVTGSDNSAHCQLQLSPPSASRNYALLCRTVARTRRRDHPGKTLRHRRCRQRFQSGGPSPPPPLPVSQQAGMADSRQPDEHWASNGQENGENGYSAYSYQANGFHGGAAAHPATTVDDSANLPPSPPPSPSAEQMGPAAKDKVEPVSAFSAEEQQQDEDEDEEDDDEVAACQEEVTFEQEGGPLLEQKDLVAEAQVLGCEQAQTSEVLNGGSRQRELDPSTKEKTRVESCGSATKEAEEENQDKTVLAIESIPESDAEMKADTGSGSKSYFEIVTTSETQASADDVKRQKSRTFSESLCPVTGSFSKCVESRSSLMPSPAFVAEEDTFLTSDANSSTDREILNLPSILPHPSLPKIKAVDIRPKSPPSDAASLVGRSLAKLTLGEQTLIVAGEERRLEELPGSRVSNEYSGPMPSPADKPSPDDCSYPCFPTVGFQVDNLAAAEVKDDPKLQDNKVSHRGISQRSPSRAKMLEKAVTSGMKPDRLRIPMTSPKDRLTEFHLGSGRPGDMKIQTIPEVDIEKDPSREASPVPPDRPFIFASTETQSGVPLTLTSPKSLDRMSEGSQLSGRKARDLSDETVAKSEPAGINKEQIAKPEEEKDGKKLLSDPRTPARSEPREKEEIPKALKPSDGISTFYLQESSLKPQFPSPVIIIPQAQVEEEDDIEVDADGPALPKVDQDEPHLRKAGQALQESCTVGQPSSHFCSHIASSDDDEPLPQQPAGNMEEERKTGTQDGRSSVRTDQKVEDASQNSNDDAPVEVSICDTDSSWFDSKDVDKSISTKQIRALPPTQSATHGVLGFDTPSKRVPGRGSKVSRKVPSFRPKEEMKKKKGVVRRADQNKVSAYQSRKSVAKAAARHPRPALLHASARRKAAGLESSQPLSVHQSRERPSPLSLHLSRQRKSSPTRPVLLKMALQSQASDQQSPRLDSACSLKRSPQVEAVLSEARPSSACSRPPLQERTYRSPEKRSSLPRPSKSLTRHLPAAEQEDNSTPSRPTCTDSARSWSARSGTSTPGSSAVTPGTPPSYSRTPGSRTPGSHTPKSFSVLQEKKVAIIRTPPKSPSSAQRQLKVLNQPLPDLKNVKSKIGSTANLKHTPKGGQVMIPSVKLDYSHVQAKCGSLNKLQHAPGGGNVQIQTNKIDLSHITAKCGSMSNIRHRPGGGNIRIENVKLDFKDKAHSKVGSLNNASHMPGGGNVMIESHKLSFRESAKARVDHGAEIVVTHSPGLELGGTSPHLSSAGSINLLESPQLSTLAQDVSAALAKQGL, encoded by the exons ATGCTCCCTTTtgtgcacattttcacatgTGAAAACATCACATTGAATGGCCAGCTTTGCCTCCCTCCCTGCGCGCCTTTCGTGCGATCGTCTTGCCCCAATACTGCTGCACTTACGGTAGCTCCTTGTGCGGTGGGAGGGGTCACAGGGTCCGACAACAGCGCTCATTGTCAGCTGCAGCTCTCCCCCCCGTCTGCTTCTCGGAACTACGCGCTGCTGTGTCGCACCGTTGCCCGAACCCGCCGCAG AGACCATCCAGGCAAGACGCTTCGGCATCGTCGGTGCAGGCAGCGCTTCCAGTCTG GTGgaccgtccccccccccccccctcccagtgTCCCAGCAGGCAGGCATGGCAGACAGTCGGCAGCCAGATGAGCACTGGGCCTCCAACGGCCAAGAGAACGGCGAGAACGGCTACTCGGCCTACAGCTATCAGGCCAACGGATTCCACGGCGGGGCGGCCGCGCATCCCGCCACAACAG TGGATGACTCAGCCAATTTGCCTCCctcccctcctccctctccatcCGCTGAGCAGATGGGGCCAGCGGCAAAAG ATAAAGTCGAGCCCGTCAGTGCTTTCTCTGCGGAGGAGCAACAgcaggatgaggatgaggatgaggaggatgatgatgaagttgcCGCTTGCCAGGAGGAAGTGACATTTGAGCAAGAAGGCGGTCCGCTGTTAGAGCAGAAAGATTTGGTAGCAGAAGCGCAGGTTCTGGGCTGCGAGCAAGCCCAGACATCTGAAGTGCTCAATGGAGGAAGTCGTCAGAGGGAGCTCGATCCTTCAACAAAAG AAAAGACCCGAGTGGAGTCCTGTGGCTCTGCAACAAAGGAGGCAGAAGAGGAAAATCAAGACAAAACTGTCTTAGCGATCGAATCGATTCCCGAATCTGATGCTGAGATGAAGGCTGATACGGGCTCGGGCTCGAAAAGCTACTTTGAGATTGTCACAACATCAGAAACGCAGGCTAGCGCAGATGACGTAAAGCGGCAGAAGTCAAGAACCTTTTCTGAAAGTTTGTGCCCAGTAACTGGAAGCTTTAGCAAATGTGTGGAGAGCCGCTCCTCCTTGATGCCTTCACCTGCCTTCGTCGCTGAGGAGGACACCTTTTTAACTTCTGATGCGAACTCCAGCACCGACCGTGAAATCTTGAACCTGCCAAGCATCCTCCCTCATCCTTCCCTGCCGAAGATTAAGGCCGTTGACATTAGACCAAAGTCCCCGCCCTCCGATGCGGCTTCTCTGGTGGGGAGGTCTTTAGCCAAGCTCACCCTTGGAGAGCAGACTTTAATAGTGGCGGGTGAGGAAAGACGGCTGGAGGAGCTGCCGGGCTCCCGTGTCTCGAACGAGTACTCTGGACCCATGCCTTCTCCTGCTGACAAGCCCAGTCCTGACGACTGTTCTTACCCTTGTTTCCCTACGGTGGGTTTTCAAGTAGACAACCTTGCAGCTGCTGAAGTTAAGGATGATCCAAAATTACAAGATAATAAAGTATCTCATCGTGGAATATCGCAAAGATCGCCTTCACGGGCAAAGATGCTGGAAAAGGCTGTGACGAGTGGAATGAAACCGGATCGCCTGAGAATCCCAATGACTAGTCCAAAAGACAGACTGACTGAGTTTCATTTGGGGAGCGGTCGACCCGGTGACATGAAAATACAAACGATTCCTGAAGTAGACATTGAAAAAGACCCTTCAAGAGAAGCCTCTCCTGTCCCACCAGACAGACCCTTCATATTTGCGTCTACAGAAACTCAAAGTGGGGTCCCGCTGACTCTTACCTCACCCAAAAGCTTGGACCGCATGTCTGAAGGATCACAGCTTTCTGGGAGGAAGGCAAGAGATCTCTCCGATGAGACTGTAGCAAAAAGTGAGCCTGCCGGGATTAACAAAGAGCAGATAGCGAAACCCGAAGAGGAAAAAGATGGCAAGAAGTTGCTCAGTGATCCCAGGACACCTGCAAGGTCAGAACCAAGAGAAAAGGAAGAGATCCCCAAAGCCCTAAAGCCCTCTGATGGAATAAGTACATTCTACTTACAGGAAAGCTCACTGAAGCCACAATTTCCCTCTCCAGTCATAATTATACCTCAAGCACAAGTGGAAGAAGAGGATGACATAGAGGTTGATGCTGACGGGCCCGCGCTGCCCAAAGTGGATCAGGATGAGCCACACCTGCGGAAAGCGGGCCAAGCGCTCCAGGAAAGCTGCACTGTTGGGCAACCGAGCAGCCATTTTTGCAGCCACATTGCAAGCTCTGACGATGACGAGCCGCTGCCGCAGCAACCGGCAGGTAACATGGAAGAGGAGAGGAAGACTGGTACGCAGGACGGAAGGTCCTCTGTGAGGACGGATCAGAAGGTAGAAGACGCCAGTCAAAATTCAAATGATGACGCTCCGGTGGAAGTCTCCATCTGTGACACAGACAGTAGCTGGTTTGATTCCAAAG ATGTTGACAAAAGTATCAGCACAAAGCAAATCAGAGCCCTTCCGCCAACCCAGAGCGCCACCCACGGCGTACTCGGGTTTGACACGCCCTCTAAACGCGTCCCTGGCAGAGGAAGTAAAGTGTCACGCAAAGTTCCCAGCTTCCGTCCAAAAGaggagatgaagaagaaaaaag GCGTCGTGCGCAGGGCGGACCAGAATAAGGTCTCGGCCTACCAGAGTCGAAAAAGCGTAGCCAAGGCTGCGGCCAGACACCCTCGGCCAGCTCTGCTTCACGCTTCTGCGAGACGCAAAGCCGCAG GTCTAGAAAGCTCCCAGCCTTTAAGCGTCCACCAGTCCAGGGAGAGACCCAGC CCTTTGTCCTTGCATCTGTCCCGACAGAGAAAATCC AGCCCCACGCGACCTGTTCTGTTAAAAATGGCATTGCAGAGCCAGGCTTCTGATCAGCAATCCCCACGGCTTGACTCTGCATGTAGCCTTAAACGGAGCCCCCAGGTGGAGGCGGTGCTCAGTGAGGCCCGGCCCTCCTCTGCATGCTCCCGCCCTCCCCTTCAG gaGCGAACATACCGTAGTCCAGAGAAGAGGTCATCTCTCCCCAGGCCATCCAAGTCACTGACCCGCCACCTTCCTGCGGCTGAACAAGAAGACAACAGCACCCCTAGCAGGCCAACCT GCACGGACTCGGCACGTTCCTGGTCAGCCCGCAGCGGCACTTCCACCCCTGGATCCTCCGCCGTTACACCCGGCACCCCCCCCAGTTACTCCCGCACGCCCGGCTCGCGCACCCCTGGCAGCCACACACCCAAGTCCTTCAGCGTTCTCCAGGAGAAGAAGGTCGCCATCATCCGCACCCCGCCCAAGTCGCCGTCTTCGGCCCAGCGGCAGTTGAAGGTTCTCAACCAGCCGCTGCCGGACCTCAAGAATGTCAAGTCCAAGATTGGATCCACCGCCAATCTTAAACACACACCCAAAGGTGGACAG GTCATGATTCCAAGTGTTAAACTGGATTATAGCCACGTCCAGGCTAAATGTGGCTCCCTGAACAAACTCCAGCACGCCCCAGGCGGAGGAAAT GTCCAAATCCAGACCAACAAAATCGACTTGAGCCACATCACTGCCAAATGTGGCTCCATGTCCAACATCCGCCACAGGCCAG GCGGAGGCAACATTCGGATTGAGAATGTGAAGCTGGACTTTAAAGACAAAGCTCACTCCAAGGTCGGCTCACTGAACAACGCCAGCCACATGCCAGGAGGCGGGAATGTGATG
- the LOC144053256 gene encoding uncharacterized protein LOC144053256 isoform X6, whose translation MADSRQPDEHWASNGQENGENGYSAYSYQANGFHGGAAAHPATTVDDSANLPPSPPPSPSAEQMGPAAKDKVEPVSAFSAEEQQQDEDEDEEDDDEVAACQEEVTFEQEGGPLLEQKDLVAEAQVLGCEQAQTSEVLNGGSRQRELDPSTKEKTRVESCGSATKEAEEENQDKTVLAIESIPESDAEMKADTGSGSKSYFEIVTTSETQASADDVKRQKSRTFSESLCPVTGSFSKCVESRSSLMPSPAFVAEEDTFLTSDANSSTDREILNLPSILPHPSLPKIKAVDIRPKSPPSDAASLVGRSLAKLTLGEQTLIVAGEERRLEELPGSRVSNEYSGPMPSPADKPSPDDCSYPCFPTVGFQVDNLAAAEVKDDPKLQDNKVSHRGISQRSPSRAKMLEKAVTSGMKPDRLRIPMTSPKDRLTEFHLGSGRPGDMKIQTIPEVDIEKDPSREASPVPPDRPFIFASTETQSGVPLTLTSPKSLDRMSEGSQLSGRKARDLSDETVAKSEPAGINKEQIAKPEEEKDGKKLLSDPRTPARSEPREKEEIPKALKPSDGISTFYLQESSLKPQFPSPVIIIPQAQVEEEDDIEVDADGPALPKVDQDEPHLRKAGQALQESCTVGQPSSHFCSHIASSDDDEPLPQQPAGNMEEERKTGTQDGRSSVRTDQKVEDASQNSNDDAPVEVSICDTDSSWFDSKDVDKSISTKQIRALPPTQSATHGVLGFDTPSKRVPGRGSKVSRKVPSFRPKEEMKKKKGVVRRADQNKVSAYQSRKSVAKAAARHPRPALLHASARRKAAGLESSQPLSVHQSRERPSPLSLHLSRQRKSSPTRPVLLKMALQSQASDQQSPRLDSACSLKRSPQVEAVLSEARPSSACSRPPLQERTYRSPEKRSSLPRPSKSLTRHLPAAEQEDNSTPSRPTSINTEAKADCRSGRGPSMAGTDSARSWSARSGTSTPGSSAVTPGTPPSYSRTPGSRTPGSHTPKSFSVLQEKKVAIIRTPPKSPSSAQRQLKVLNQPLPDLKNVKSKIGSTANLKHTPKGGQVMIPSVKLDYSHVQAKCGSLNKLQHAPGGGNVQIQTNKIDLSHITAKCGSMSNIRHRPGGGNIRIENVKLDFKDKAHSKVGSLNNASHMPGGGNVMIESHKLSFRESAKARVDHGAEIVVTHSPGLELGGTSPHLSSAGSINLLESPQLSTLAQDVSAALAKQGL comes from the exons ATGGCAGACAGTCGGCAGCCAGATGAGCACTGGGCCTCCAACGGCCAAGAGAACGGCGAGAACGGCTACTCGGCCTACAGCTATCAGGCCAACGGATTCCACGGCGGGGCGGCCGCGCATCCCGCCACAACAG TGGATGACTCAGCCAATTTGCCTCCctcccctcctccctctccatcCGCTGAGCAGATGGGGCCAGCGGCAAAAG ATAAAGTCGAGCCCGTCAGTGCTTTCTCTGCGGAGGAGCAACAgcaggatgaggatgaggatgaggaggatgatgatgaagttgcCGCTTGCCAGGAGGAAGTGACATTTGAGCAAGAAGGCGGTCCGCTGTTAGAGCAGAAAGATTTGGTAGCAGAAGCGCAGGTTCTGGGCTGCGAGCAAGCCCAGACATCTGAAGTGCTCAATGGAGGAAGTCGTCAGAGGGAGCTCGATCCTTCAACAAAAG AAAAGACCCGAGTGGAGTCCTGTGGCTCTGCAACAAAGGAGGCAGAAGAGGAAAATCAAGACAAAACTGTCTTAGCGATCGAATCGATTCCCGAATCTGATGCTGAGATGAAGGCTGATACGGGCTCGGGCTCGAAAAGCTACTTTGAGATTGTCACAACATCAGAAACGCAGGCTAGCGCAGATGACGTAAAGCGGCAGAAGTCAAGAACCTTTTCTGAAAGTTTGTGCCCAGTAACTGGAAGCTTTAGCAAATGTGTGGAGAGCCGCTCCTCCTTGATGCCTTCACCTGCCTTCGTCGCTGAGGAGGACACCTTTTTAACTTCTGATGCGAACTCCAGCACCGACCGTGAAATCTTGAACCTGCCAAGCATCCTCCCTCATCCTTCCCTGCCGAAGATTAAGGCCGTTGACATTAGACCAAAGTCCCCGCCCTCCGATGCGGCTTCTCTGGTGGGGAGGTCTTTAGCCAAGCTCACCCTTGGAGAGCAGACTTTAATAGTGGCGGGTGAGGAAAGACGGCTGGAGGAGCTGCCGGGCTCCCGTGTCTCGAACGAGTACTCTGGACCCATGCCTTCTCCTGCTGACAAGCCCAGTCCTGACGACTGTTCTTACCCTTGTTTCCCTACGGTGGGTTTTCAAGTAGACAACCTTGCAGCTGCTGAAGTTAAGGATGATCCAAAATTACAAGATAATAAAGTATCTCATCGTGGAATATCGCAAAGATCGCCTTCACGGGCAAAGATGCTGGAAAAGGCTGTGACGAGTGGAATGAAACCGGATCGCCTGAGAATCCCAATGACTAGTCCAAAAGACAGACTGACTGAGTTTCATTTGGGGAGCGGTCGACCCGGTGACATGAAAATACAAACGATTCCTGAAGTAGACATTGAAAAAGACCCTTCAAGAGAAGCCTCTCCTGTCCCACCAGACAGACCCTTCATATTTGCGTCTACAGAAACTCAAAGTGGGGTCCCGCTGACTCTTACCTCACCCAAAAGCTTGGACCGCATGTCTGAAGGATCACAGCTTTCTGGGAGGAAGGCAAGAGATCTCTCCGATGAGACTGTAGCAAAAAGTGAGCCTGCCGGGATTAACAAAGAGCAGATAGCGAAACCCGAAGAGGAAAAAGATGGCAAGAAGTTGCTCAGTGATCCCAGGACACCTGCAAGGTCAGAACCAAGAGAAAAGGAAGAGATCCCCAAAGCCCTAAAGCCCTCTGATGGAATAAGTACATTCTACTTACAGGAAAGCTCACTGAAGCCACAATTTCCCTCTCCAGTCATAATTATACCTCAAGCACAAGTGGAAGAAGAGGATGACATAGAGGTTGATGCTGACGGGCCCGCGCTGCCCAAAGTGGATCAGGATGAGCCACACCTGCGGAAAGCGGGCCAAGCGCTCCAGGAAAGCTGCACTGTTGGGCAACCGAGCAGCCATTTTTGCAGCCACATTGCAAGCTCTGACGATGACGAGCCGCTGCCGCAGCAACCGGCAGGTAACATGGAAGAGGAGAGGAAGACTGGTACGCAGGACGGAAGGTCCTCTGTGAGGACGGATCAGAAGGTAGAAGACGCCAGTCAAAATTCAAATGATGACGCTCCGGTGGAAGTCTCCATCTGTGACACAGACAGTAGCTGGTTTGATTCCAAAG ATGTTGACAAAAGTATCAGCACAAAGCAAATCAGAGCCCTTCCGCCAACCCAGAGCGCCACCCACGGCGTACTCGGGTTTGACACGCCCTCTAAACGCGTCCCTGGCAGAGGAAGTAAAGTGTCACGCAAAGTTCCCAGCTTCCGTCCAAAAGaggagatgaagaagaaaaaag GCGTCGTGCGCAGGGCGGACCAGAATAAGGTCTCGGCCTACCAGAGTCGAAAAAGCGTAGCCAAGGCTGCGGCCAGACACCCTCGGCCAGCTCTGCTTCACGCTTCTGCGAGACGCAAAGCCGCAG GTCTAGAAAGCTCCCAGCCTTTAAGCGTCCACCAGTCCAGGGAGAGACCCAGC CCTTTGTCCTTGCATCTGTCCCGACAGAGAAAATCC AGCCCCACGCGACCTGTTCTGTTAAAAATGGCATTGCAGAGCCAGGCTTCTGATCAGCAATCCCCACGGCTTGACTCTGCATGTAGCCTTAAACGGAGCCCCCAGGTGGAGGCGGTGCTCAGTGAGGCCCGGCCCTCCTCTGCATGCTCCCGCCCTCCCCTTCAG gaGCGAACATACCGTAGTCCAGAGAAGAGGTCATCTCTCCCCAGGCCATCCAAGTCACTGACCCGCCACCTTCCTGCGGCTGAACAAGAAGACAACAGCACCCCTAGCAGGCCAACCT CCATCAACACCGAGGCCAAGGCCGACTGCAGGTCTGGGAGGGGCCCTAGTATGGCAG GCACGGACTCGGCACGTTCCTGGTCAGCCCGCAGCGGCACTTCCACCCCTGGATCCTCCGCCGTTACACCCGGCACCCCCCCCAGTTACTCCCGCACGCCCGGCTCGCGCACCCCTGGCAGCCACACACCCAAGTCCTTCAGCGTTCTCCAGGAGAAGAAGGTCGCCATCATCCGCACCCCGCCCAAGTCGCCGTCTTCGGCCCAGCGGCAGTTGAAGGTTCTCAACCAGCCGCTGCCGGACCTCAAGAATGTCAAGTCCAAGATTGGATCCACCGCCAATCTTAAACACACACCCAAAGGTGGACAG GTCATGATTCCAAGTGTTAAACTGGATTATAGCCACGTCCAGGCTAAATGTGGCTCCCTGAACAAACTCCAGCACGCCCCAGGCGGAGGAAAT GTCCAAATCCAGACCAACAAAATCGACTTGAGCCACATCACTGCCAAATGTGGCTCCATGTCCAACATCCGCCACAGGCCAG GCGGAGGCAACATTCGGATTGAGAATGTGAAGCTGGACTTTAAAGACAAAGCTCACTCCAAGGTCGGCTCACTGAACAACGCCAGCCACATGCCAGGAGGCGGGAATGTGATG